A genomic segment from Mastomys coucha isolate ucsf_1 unplaced genomic scaffold, UCSF_Mcou_1 pScaffold7, whole genome shotgun sequence encodes:
- the Kiaa1191 gene encoding putative monooxygenase p33MONOX, with the protein MDPGSGNDRNSVDKWILFGPQPLQKSDSGFAIQAYKGAPKPSPMEVMRAQATRVGEDPGTFKPPKMDVPMVEGKKEPLRTHKLKPRDLNVLTPTGF; encoded by the exons ATGGATCCTGGGAGTGGAAATGATAGGAACTCAGTAGACAAATGGATCCTCTTTGGACCACAACCACTGCAGAAATCTGATTCTG GTTTTGCCATTCAGGCTTACAAAGGTGCCCCCAAACCCTCTCCTATGGAGGTGATGCGTGCCCAGGCTACACGAGTAGGTGAAGATCCAGGAACCTTCAAGCCGCCAAAGATGGATGTCccaatggtagaaggaaagaaagaaccactTCGAACCCATAAACTCAAACCCCGTGACCTGAATGTGCTCACACCCACTGGCTTCTAG